The Arctopsyche grandis isolate Sample6627 chromosome 7, ASM5162203v2, whole genome shotgun sequence genome includes a window with the following:
- the LOC143914925 gene encoding uncharacterized protein LOC143914925, which translates to MAYEYGKAKMRIAKIILLSVCVLFIFQTQRSDAKQAERRRKDKTSSPPERPQATNICDSDRESPVHCYCEGTMAIKNVSKAQCWILKKGLSIDDPVWDAFQTQNRLVDLMFNVRADGAFTFVPTRALRYLRRLRKFEIMYAEINDVYPFAFANLSSLNEILLTKNQIVTLEQNAFAHMSNLTTLKLKDNKIVEIGKNCFVDMPVLVKLTLSQNNITVIQDGAFKQLVQLLELDLDINSITTLNRDTFDGLANLKRLDLQENRMKMLGDFTFAELWNLQELLLDNNELKFISERAFDGLSQLKKLSLSKNRLATLTGGLFEGVRGLSYLDMRLNRLHTLTIDDIRPILDNLKNASSLLLLDDNEFSCDCRLTWMHALRNDTKNDQTQLSLEQITCSLDPSQLHVDHALTKQKMMGGVPLDHNLDNQIHDKKASHKVYNQKSTLDYVDTVESPYKGNADEEIYDEAQKDGNPAQHNKTKKENQKLLFQIPIEQLPCPEELKDSTDAPLLRPSRGEVKDFRGINSGTYKVNFNSMLCGSTVSFIVMKVFINM; encoded by the exons ATGGCCTACGAATACGGAAAAGCAAAAATGAGGATAGCGAAAATAATATTGTTGTCAGTGTGCGTCCTCTTCATATTTCAAACACAAAGATCTGACGCAAAGCAGGCGGAGAGGAGACGCAAAGACAAAACCAGCAGCCCTCCGGAGAGGCCCCAAGCGACCAACATATGCGACTCAGACAGGGAATCTCCAGTGCACTGTTACTGCGAAGGCACTATGGCCATTAAAAATGTAAGCAAAGCGCAATGCTGGATCTTGAAGAAAGGACTGTCCATAGACGACCCGGTGTGGGACGCTTTCCAGACACAGAATCGACTAGTCGATCTGATGTTCAACGTGAGGGCCGACGGAGCCTTCACCTTTGTACCGACGAGAGCTTTGAGGTATCTGCGCAGATTGCGGAAATTCGAGATCATGTACGCCGAAATAAACGACGTGTACCCGTTCGCCTTTGCCAACCTGTCCTCGCTCAACGAGATCTTGCTGACTAAAAATCAAATAGTGACGCTGGAGCAGAACGCCTTCGCACACATGTCGAATCTGACCACGCTGAAGCTGAAGGACAACAAAATAGTCGAAATAGGAAAGAACTGCTTCGTGGACATGCCCGTGCTGGTGAAACTCACCCTGTCTCAGAACAACATCACCGTCATACAAGACGGGGCGTTCAAGCAATTAGTGCAACTGCTCGAATTGGACCTGGACATAAACTCGATTACGACCCTCAACAGGGACACGTTCGACGGGTTGGCCAACTTGAAAAGGCTCGATCTGCAGGAGAACAGAATGAAGATGCTCGGCGATTTCACGTTCGCCGAATTATGGAACCTTCAAGAGTTGCTCCTCGACAATAACGAGCTCAAGTTCATATCGGAGCGCGCGTTCGACGGCCTGTCACAACTGAAGAAGTTGTCTCTGAGCAAAAATCGACTGGCAACCCTCACAGGAGGGCTGTTCGAGGGGGTGAGAGGGCTGTCGTACTTAGACATGAGACTAAATCGCCTACACACGCTAACCATAGATGACATTCGACCCATCTTAGACAACTTGAAAAATGCATCCAGTCTGCTGTTATTAGACG ATAACGAGTTTTCCTGCGATTGCCGTTTGACATGGATGCATGCACTTCGCAACGACACCAAAAACGACCAGACCCAATTGTCCCTGGAACAGATCACGTGCTCCTTGGACCCATCGCAGCTTCACGTCGACCACGCACTCACCAAACAGAAGATGATGGGCGGAGTACCTCTGGATCACAACTTGGACAACCAGATCCACGATAAGAAGGCAAGTCACAAAGTTTACAATCAGAAATCGACTTTGGATTACGTCGACACGGTCGAGAGTCCATACAAAGGAAACGCAGACGAAGAAATATACGACGAGGCGCAGAAAGACGGCAATCCGGCGCAGCACAATAAAACCAAAAAGGAAAATCAAAAACTACTGTTCCAAATTCCCATCGAACAGTTGCCTTGTCCCGAAGAGCTGAAGGACTCGACTGACGCGCCATTACTCAGGCCGAGTCGAGGAGAAGTCAAGGACTTCAGAGGAATCAATTCTGGCACTTACAAAgtcaatttcaattcaatgCTCTGCGGCTCGACAGTATCCTTCATtgtaatgaaagtttttataaatatgtaa